ATGCGCAGGAGCATCTCCGCCCAGTCCTGGGATTCCAGGCCACCCGCACCGGGATGGACGCTCACTATGGCGTCGTGGGAGTCGAACTCGCCCGAAAGGAGGCTCTCCTCCTCCAGGCGGTCGATCTCCCGCCTCAGGCGCTCCAATCCCCGCTCCACCTCCTCGGCCAGGCTGGAGTCCTCCTCCTCCCTGGCCAGCACGGCCAGCTCCTCCAGGTCGCCGGCCTCCGACCACAGCCGCTCCCAGAGCTCCACCACGTCCTTCAGCGTGGAGAGCTCGGCCAGGAGGCGGCGGGCCTTCTCCTGGTCGTCCCACAAGTCGGGTCGGGCTACTTCCTTCTCCAGCTCGGAGAGGCGCGCCCTCTTGCCCTCGATGTCAAAGATACTCCTTTATCTTCTCCAGCCTCTCTGCAACCTCTCCCATCTTTCCCTCCGGGTTCCGCCATCGAATTCAAGCCGTGGAACGGTAGCGGCAAAAGGATATCACAGGAACGGGATATTCAGATTTTGTGACGCAAGGGGTCCTTTCAGGCACTCCTTCCGCAGCAGTGCTTGTACTTCTTCCCGCTGCCGCAAGGACAGGGGGCGTTCCTTCCCACCTTCTGGGAACGCACCGGCTCGGCCTTTTTCCTCTGCTTTCCGCCCTCCCCCTCTACCACGCGTAGGGAGGGCCTTTCCTCCGCCTTGACCAGGCGGACGTGGAACATGTAACGGAGGAACTCCTCCTGGATGTTGAAGATCAGCTCCTGAAAGGTGCGGAAGGCCTCGTTCTGGTACTCCACCAGGGGGTCCCGACCGGCGAAGGAACGCAGCCCCACGCTGTCCCGAAGATGGTCCATGTCGTAGAGGTGGTCCCGCCAGCGGTTGTCGATGACCCGCAGCATGACCAGTCGTTCCAGTTCCCGGATGTCCCGCCCCTGCTCGGCGAACTCCTTCTCCCGCTCCTCGTAGACCTCCAGGGCGTCCTCCACCAGGGCCTCCCTCAGGGCCTCAGGGGTGACGTTGTCCAGGTCGATCTGGGAGGGCTCGAAGGTCACGGGGTAAATGGTCCTCAGGTAACGGAAGAGGCCCTCCAGGTCCCACTCCTCGGGGTGGGCATCGGCGTCGATGTGCCCGGCGACGGCGGCGTCAACGACCTCCTCGATCATCTCCCTGACGCGGGAATGGATGTCCTCCCCCTCCAGGATGCGCCTCCGCTCCCCGTAGATCACCTCCCGCTGGGTGTTCATGACATCGTCGTATTTCAGGAGGTTCTTGCGCATCTCGAAGTGGTTGGCCTCCACGTTCTTCTGCGCCGTCTCGATGGCCCGGGTGACCATCTTGTTCTCGATGGGCATGTCCTCCGGGAGGCGGAGCCGATCCATGAGGGAGGCCACGGTGTTGGAGGCGAAGACGCGCATGAGGTCGTCCTCCAGGGAGAGGTAGAAGCGGGAGACGCCCGGGTCGCCCTGGCGTCCGGAACGGCCCCGGAGCTGGTTATCGATGCGCCGTGCCTCGTGCCTCTCCGTGCCCAGGACGTAGAGCCCGCCCAGCTCGATGACCTTCCTCTTCTCCTCCTCGCAGCGTGCGGTGACCTCGGCCAGCTTGCGCTCCCACTCCTCCCAGGGGATGCCCTCCTCCTCCAGCGTCCTCCTCCAGGCCTCCTCGTCCATCTCCACCCGCCCCAGGAGCTCCTTCTGGGCCAGCATGCGGGGGTTCCCGCCCAGCATGATGTCCGTTCCCCGACCGGCCATGTTGGTGGCGATGGTCACCGTCTTGAGTCGGCCGGCCTGGGCCACGATCTCCGCTTCCCGGGCGTGGTGCTTGGCGTTCAGGACTTGGTGGGGGATGCCCCGCTTGCGGAGCATGGCCGAGAGGCGCTCCGACTTCTCGATGGAGATGGTCCCCACCAGGACCGGCTGTCCCCTCTCGTAGCAGGAGGCGATGTCCTCCACCACGGCGCGGAACTTGGCCTCCTCCGTCTTGTAGATGACGTCGTTTTTGTCCTCCCGGATCATGGGGAGGTTGGTGGGTATGACCACCACCTCCAGCCCGTAGATCTCTTCGAACTCCGCCGCCTCGGTGGCCGCCGTCCCGGTCATGCCCGCCAGCTTCTCGTACATGCGGAAGTAGTTCTGCAAAGTGATGGTGGCCAGGGTCTGGTTCTCCTGCCTCACCCGCAGCCCCTCCTTGGCCTCGATGGCTTGGTGTAGGCCGTCGCTCCAGCGCCGCCCGGGCATGAGCCTCCCGGTGAACTCGTCCACGATAACCACCTGGCCGTCGGTGACCACGTAGTCCACGTCCCGGCGGTAGAGCTCCTTGGCCTTGAGGGCGTTCTGCAGGTGGTGCACCAGGGGGGTGTTGATATGGTCGTAGAGGTTTTCCACCCCCAGCATGGCCTCCACCTTGCGGATCCCCTCGTCGGTCACGGATACGGTGCGCGTCTTCTCTTCCACCTCGTAGTCCACGCCCAGCTTCAGGCGGGGGGCTATGGAAGCGAACTGGCGGTAGAGGCGCGCCGACTCTTCCGCCGCCCCGGAGATGATCAGGGGGGTGCGGGCCTCGTCGATGAGGATGGAGTCCACCTCGTCCACGATGGCGTAGTGATGCCCGCGCTGTACCATCCCCTCCAGGGTCACCTCCAGGTTGTCCCGGAGGTAATCGAACCCGAACTCGTTGTTGGTGCCGTAGGTCACGTCCGCGGCGTAGGCCTTCCGCCGCTGCTCCTTGGGCATCTGGGCCTGGATGAGCCCCACGGTGAGCCCCAGGAAGCGGTAGATGACCCCCATCCACTCGCTGTCCCGCCGCGCCAGGTAATCGTTGACCGTGACCACGTGCACGCCCTTGCCCTCCAGGGCGTTGAGGTACACGGGGAGGGTGGCCACCAGCGTCTTCCCTTCACCGGTCTTCATCTCGGCGATCTTCCCCTGGTGGAGGACAATGCCGCCCATTATCTGCACGTCGAAGTGGCGCTGGCCCAGGGTGCGCACCGCCGCCTCGCGAACCACGGCGAAAGCCTCGGGGAGCAGGTCGTCGAGGGATTCACCCCGTTCCAGGCGGGACTTGAACTCCCCCGTTTTGGCCCGCAGCTCCTCGTCGCTCAAACGCTGCACCTCGGGCTCCAGCGCGTTAACCAGGCGAACCGTCTCCTCCAGCTGCTCCAGCCGGCGGCGTTCCCCCATGCGCAGCACCTTGCCCAGCGCCTTGAGCATTCTCCGCTCCTCCTTCGAGGTCCCCTGCCGTCTCCTCGCGCTCGTACCGCGTAAGCCCTGTCCGCCCTCCGGCGACCTCATCCTTCCTTCGAGACTTACCGCGACATCCTCTAACCTATTCTACACTCGTCCGGCACCACGGGTTCCCGCCGCTCACCCCCAGGCGCACTCGCGGGAGGGCAAGCCCGTCCCCTCCCCAAAAGCTGCTCTCGTTAAAGCCGTCCTGTTATGCGGAGGGTCGCAAGGCGGGTGAAACGGCGTGACGGCTGCGGGCCCGGCCCGGACACCCCTTCCGTCCGCCCGAGCCTTCCGGACAGCGGGCTTTCACTCCCGCTCTTCCTCCCGGAAGATCTCCTCCAGGCTCTCCCGGAGCTCCTCCTCCTCGAGCACCTTGGCCCGCTGCCTTATCTCCCTCTCCGGGCGTCGCCTGGCCCGCTCCTGCGCCTCCAGCACCTGGGCCATGGTGCGCAGGACCATGGAATCGTACTTGCGCCCCCTCTCCATGCCCATCTCCTCCAGGGCCTCGGCCCTGGACAGCCGGTTCCTGGCCCGGCTGGTCAGTAAATCGTAGTCCGTGGCCGCAGCGATGATCCTGGCGCCCATGGGCAGGCGCGCTCCTCCCTCCTCCTCGGGAGAGGGATGGTGGTGGCGCACGATGCGGGCTATGGGGGCCAGCCGGGGCACCTTCTCCAGGACCTGGGCCCCTCGCTCCGCGTGTTCTTCCTCCACCTCGGCCCCCGCCTCGATGCGCCCGATGTCGTGAAGGGCGGCGGCGTAGCGGATGTCCCGTACCTCTCCGGCGGAAAGCCCCATCTCCCGCGCTACCTCCGCGGCCAGGTTACTCACCCGGCCGGAATGGCCGGGCATGCCCCTGGCCAGGTCGAAGGCATCCCCGATGACCAGCAGGGTCGAGTAGTAGCGGTCGTCCAGCTCCTTGTCCCGGTTGGACTCCGCACGTACCAGCAGCAGGGGGATGAAGAAGATCAGAAAGTTGAACCAAGGGATGCGGGGAAAATAGAGGGCCATGAGCGCCCCCGCTCCGGCTATGGCCAGGTAAACGGGGAA
The genomic region above belongs to Actinomycetota bacterium and contains:
- a CDS encoding HD domain-containing protein, which codes for MSEDRSRALRFLSVVAFLAVLGVCAALVKWGDLDPVRTIGLIAFLAFLETWRVQFPWGRPLRLGMAVLLCVLAIRPLPEAVWVFLIGSLLGRIFYRAQRSEEGDFLHIVQRTYIVALSGLVYRALIFVGWDFSWNAYPPLYNLDPTPEKVYFTYYNPAVMHRALVFPVAFLVMALVFYLGEMLTSSVEMAVAGRGNWRTILPQHARQTFPVYLAIAGAGALMALYFPRIPWFNFLIFFIPLLLVRAESNRDKELDDRYYSTLLVIGDAFDLARGMPGHSGRVSNLAAEVAREMGLSAGEVRDIRYAAALHDIGRIEAGAEVEEEHAERGAQVLEKVPRLAPIARIVRHHHPSPEEEGGARLPMGARIIAAATDYDLLTSRARNRLSRAEALEEMGMERGRKYDSMVLRTMAQVLEAQERARRRPEREIRQRAKVLEEEELRESLEEIFREEERE
- the secA gene encoding preprotein translocase subunit SecA; its protein translation is MLKALGKVLRMGERRRLEQLEETVRLVNALEPEVQRLSDEELRAKTGEFKSRLERGESLDDLLPEAFAVVREAAVRTLGQRHFDVQIMGGIVLHQGKIAEMKTGEGKTLVATLPVYLNALEGKGVHVVTVNDYLARRDSEWMGVIYRFLGLTVGLIQAQMPKEQRRKAYAADVTYGTNNEFGFDYLRDNLEVTLEGMVQRGHHYAIVDEVDSILIDEARTPLIISGAAEESARLYRQFASIAPRLKLGVDYEVEEKTRTVSVTDEGIRKVEAMLGVENLYDHINTPLVHHLQNALKAKELYRRDVDYVVTDGQVVIVDEFTGRLMPGRRWSDGLHQAIEAKEGLRVRQENQTLATITLQNYFRMYEKLAGMTGTAATEAAEFEEIYGLEVVVIPTNLPMIREDKNDVIYKTEEAKFRAVVEDIASCYERGQPVLVGTISIEKSERLSAMLRKRGIPHQVLNAKHHAREAEIVAQAGRLKTVTIATNMAGRGTDIMLGGNPRMLAQKELLGRVEMDEEAWRRTLEEEGIPWEEWERKLAEVTARCEEEKRKVIELGGLYVLGTERHEARRIDNQLRGRSGRQGDPGVSRFYLSLEDDLMRVFASNTVASLMDRLRLPEDMPIENKMVTRAIETAQKNVEANHFEMRKNLLKYDDVMNTQREVIYGERRRILEGEDIHSRVREMIEEVVDAAVAGHIDADAHPEEWDLEGLFRYLRTIYPVTFEPSQIDLDNVTPEALREALVEDALEVYEEREKEFAEQGRDIRELERLVMLRVIDNRWRDHLYDMDHLRDSVGLRSFAGRDPLVEYQNEAFRTFQELIFNIQEEFLRYMFHVRLVKAEERPSLRVVEGEGGKQRKKAEPVRSQKVGRNAPCPCGSGKKYKHCCGRSA